ctgagtgctggttcaagtctggctgctcgacttccagttcagctcctggctagtgtgcccgggaaggcagtggaagatggtccaagtgctggggctcctgccatgcatgtgggagaaccaggatggagttcctggctccttgctttggcccggcctagccctggctgttgcagtaatctggggaatgaagcagtataCGGaagctcgctcttgctctcgctctcattctctctctctctttctctttccccacccctctccctctccctctttctctgttcctttgctctttcaataaatacataaagaaatctttaaatgaaaggatggaatgaCATGTGCAGCCAAATGGATGGTCTTGGTGGTTATtgtggtaagtgaaataagccacacactCACAGGTACTGCATGTTTTCTGTCATATGTgaagtttcaaaatatatttttggaaaagtGACCTACTAATACGTGGATGGACTTAGTGGGTATGTTGCTGGGGCTGCCATAATGAAACACCTGTGACTGGGTGGCTCACACAACAACCTGTGGTTTTCTCGCGGTTCTGAAGGTGAGGTGTCGCGAGTGTTGGTTTCTTTTGGGCCCTCTTTCCTTGGCCGTCCTTTCCCTGTGTTCCTGTGGTTTTCCCTCTGTGCATTGTGTCTGGGTCCCTATTTCCTCATTTGCTAAGGCCCCCAGTCAGGTTAGATGAGCACCTATCCAAATGTTCTCATTTAAGCTGAGTTTTCTCGCTAATCCAGTCTCATTCTGAGATGCTAGAAATGTGGGGGGCATGGTAATTGTAGAGGGACACAATTCAGTACTAAGAAGGGAAGACTGTCTGTGAGCCCTCCGTGATTGTACATAAGACCTTGAATATTTTGACATATTGACTTTGGGAGTGGGGATATATGTTAGTTAGGATTCATTTCCTCTGCACCAGACAGAGAGCCAAAAACaatgattttgaaaaaataatggacttcatttttttctgggagagttttatatttactaaaaatcaaGGCACCGGCCTTGGGGTGTAGtgtgttaagccgctgcctgccatttgcgcatcccatatgaacacctgttcaagtcctggctgctctagttctgatccagttccctgataacatACTTGGAatagcagcaggagatggcccaagttgttggggccctgcacccaagtgggagacttggaagaagcccctgggtcccggctttggcctggcacagccctggcttttgtggccatttggggagtgaaccagctgatggaacctctccctctctgactctctctctttgtctttgtaattctgcctttcaaaataataaatcttaaaaaaaacaaaaaccaacctcTAGTACGCATAGCAATTAGTTTGGTGTGATTTAAAATCTCGGAAAGCTAATGCACAGCCCTTGCCCATTATTGATGTCTGTGTTAGTATGGCACACTGTTTGTTAAAGGTGTAtccaggcagctgggtcagaagtgcagcggCTGAGCCTGAAACGGGTGCCCGTATTGGATGCTGGAccacagtcagcagctttactcactacaccacgacgccggccccagTGTGCCACATTTGATACAAGTTTTTTATTTGATAGCAATGAGctgtcattcactggttcactccccagaccctCCCAGTGAGTTGAGAGAGGCCCGgaaccagggctcccatgtgggtgtcagggacccagttacctgagtcatcactgctgcctcctagatgaAGGGGAGAAGGATgctgaaggggaaagggagtgacAGCCATGGCCCTTTTCTTTAAGACAGACTTTTATTGAAGCAGGCTTTCTGCAAGTTGCTCTTGCCACTTTTGATTGTGCCTGGACCCCTCAGACCCTAAGTTCACATGGCCACGCTTACTTGCGGTGGAAGTTGGGTGATGTAGCTTTAACTGGATGTGTTACATCTAACCAAAAACACAGATGGAAATTCGGCAGCATTTAGCAGTCTCTACCACAACAGTGCTCCAAGATTTTCTCCAGATTCTCAAAGGTGTGCATGATGCAAAAGAGCTTCAGAGACTCATGGGGCTCTGGCGTGATGACGTTTAGCTGAATCTGAGTGCCATCAGTTCGCTCCCCTCTCCTGCGGTCGTGCTACGTGTCAGACCTCAGGCTGGTAATAAGCTTGTGCTTGCCTCCCTTCAGGGAGCCACTGTCTGGTATCGTacattagtgcttcccagcatgACAGGACTGGGCATGGCTGCAGAGCTACCCAACCTCGGTCTCGGTCTTTAAGCAGAGTGGCCATCTCGTGGATCTGGTCCCGTCTTGGCCAGTAGCAGTGATGGACAGACGTGTGCGTGCCAGGGAAGACAGTTAGCAGAAACTGTGagggcagtaaatgatggctgaactctgggcctcaggctgtgTGACTCCTCTCTCCTGGCAGCTTCCCCAGCCGGCAAAGTAACTCTGGACCAAGCCCCAACGAAAGAAAACAGATACGCACGTGTGGTGTGCAAGTCAGCTGGGTTCTACCCTGAATCCATTAACGTAACTTGGGAGAAGTGGACCCAGAAGGCTCCCCAGCACCTACAGATTTCCGAAGGCATCTTCACTGGCCCTCCGGTCAAGAATGAGGATGGGACGTTTAATGTTACTAGCTACTTGACGCTGAAGTCGCCAGTGGAAGCTGATGGGGCCATCTACCAGTGCGTGGTGGGACACATATCCTTGCACACCTCCCAGAGGTTCAGCCTTCCAGCGATTGAGACAGGTAAGCATCTTTCTGGACATGGCGCCTCTCTTCATATTGAGGGAGTGTAACTGAAATTGTTGGATGCCTCAGGGATCTTTTCTTGGGattgacagggaaggagagaaagcttGGGCTGGAGGGAACAAGCTGGGGTCAGACTCTGCCCTGCCCCGCATCAGCAACCCAGACTGAGTCCCTACACCAGATGTCTGGTCAGTAGAGGGTGGTGATAATAGTCATCCAGTAGAAACAGGGCTGCTCATCAGCTCATGGCACCTTCAGGGTGAGGTCTGGATGGTCTGTGAGGCTTGGACTGGGAAGCTGGCCTGATGATGGGGGATGGGGACAGGATCCTGCCCAAATCCCCTGCAGAGAAGGGGCTAGCAGGGGCCAGGAACCCACCTGCAACATCCCTTCTGGCAGGATCCAGTCTACTATGATCTGTTAGCTGGCAGAGGCCAAATTAGAGGTCCTGTCTCAAGGGCTGTGTCCCAAGGAGAGATGGCCATCGTAGAGGGGTCCCACAGCTGCCTGGGGCTTTGCCCAGGCTCACCAGATCATTAGGACAACACAGCTCACAACAGAGCCCCTCTGCCTGCAAGGTGGGAGGTTTTTGACCTCATCCGGGGTGACCGGATCACGTCTCTAGTGTTGGGTAGGAATGACTCTGCTGGGCAGATGCATCTTCCTGGAGCTAGGAGGCGTAGGGAAGGCAGAGGTCCTGGGGGGATGTTTGTCTAGGTGTGCCAGATGGGACCTTGCGTGCTCCTAGAGTAGAAATGACCTGTTCTTGGAAGTAAGGGTATGTGTGGGCAGTGTGTTCCAGGTTGTGCATGCTGGTGTGTGGGAAACAAGTGAAATGGAAATATGCTATGTGCgtgtacgtgtgcgtgtgtgtgtgtgtgtgtgtgtggtttgggAGGTCTGTGTGTAAGTGTGAGAAGATGAAGTGGTGGCTACAGAAGCTCTGAAGACACTTGTTGCATATGTACGTGCTATGTGGTGCCCATATTACAGTGCATTTCTGACAAGGGCTGAATACAAGGATGTGTCAAGGTGTGTGTGATGGGATTGGCGATGCTGAGACACGTGGCAGAGGGCAAATGACACAAACCACACGGGTCCTAGCTGCAGTTAGGTGGTCTTCTTGGCTCTCGCAAATAGCTTTCTCTTAAcgttcttctctttctctcagcagAATCTGTGACGGGAAACGTCTTTGGGAATAATTTCTACTCTATTCCTGTGGCAACTGCAGTTATTGgactgatttttttaacttttttaatttttaatttaaaatatttatttattgatttgaaagtcagttacacagagagaggagtggcagagagacagagagtgggggtgggggaggtcttccatccgatggttcactccccaattggccgtaatggccagtgctgcgtcgatctgaagccaggatccaggattttcttgcaggtctcccagggaCTGTCGGAATACTAATGCATCCGGCAGTGATATTAGTTGACAAAGAAGATGTGGTACAAGGGGTTAAGgtgctacttgcaatgccagcatcccatatcagaatactgcattgagtcccagctgctccataggACCAGCACACGTGTGCTGTACTTCACTGCCTGAAGCACCTTCACGGGACACATGGCTCTATGTTTCTCTTGTTGAATGTATTCCCATGTGTTTTATTCCCCTTGTTTACTTTATTAAAGTACTGAGCATTTCACACGTATATTTTTGGCTCCCCACCATTTCCATGTCTGACCACCGCTATGCTGTGTCCTGTCCTAATATACCATGCATACTTAAACCCAAGCAAGGGGctgattccattttaaaaaaaaagatttatgcatttatttaaagatgtagttagagagagggagattcagagagagacatcctccattcgctggttcactccaccaatggccggggctgggccagaccaaaggcaggagtcaggagcttcagcctggtctcccacatgggtgcagggacccaagcacttgggtcatcttctgctgctttcccaggtgcattagcagggagctgaatcagaagtagagcagctgggattggaacccgtgcccacatggcatgccagcactcCATGCAGCCGCTGAgcctgctacaccagagcactgACCCCCTCAACGGGCATTTTGAACAACACATTCTTGGCCATCAAATATGGACAACATGTATCCAACATGGTAGGGAAACTTCTCACCCTCCACTGTAAAAAGGACAGGCCACTCCCAACTGTTACAGAAATGAAGTCACATGGAAAACTTTCACCAACTGTCTGAACTGTGTTCTCGGAGGCCTCCTCCACAGAGAGATCTCGATTGGCCTCCTGCTCAGTCCCTGGAAGCATTTCTCATCTTCCACCCAGGGAAGACAACCAGCTTTCTCCACACCTGCCTGCACGTCAGCTTTAATGTCTTCTACAGAACCAGGTCCTTTGGGTGCTTCAGGAGTGTTTTCCTGCTTTTTGAGGGATTCCTGACCTTTTGATGTTGGCGTTGATGGTTTTGAGCCCTTCCCATGCTGGCTCGATTATGTGACTTTGGGCTGGGGTATCTCCTATAGAGCTGCTTCTTcagtctcctcctcctcatcatctCCATCGCCTCCACCTCCATCAGCGGCAGGTTTTGCTTTTCCAGAGGTACCTTGCTGCACCCCTAGGAGCAGATCACTTCCAGATTTGCTCAACAGTCTCACGTCCTCCTCTTCTTGAGTCCACGTCTACCTCCCAGGCCACTAAGGGCCGTCCACTCACATGCACAGGCCCTGAACCACTGAACCACTGAACCACTGAACCACCCTTCAGCCTGAAGTCACGGGTGGCGCTATTTCTAGCCACCAAGGGAAACTGCTGGCCGTGCATTTCCCAAATTGCCAGTGTGCCTGTAACTGGACTGGCCGCATCACTCATTGCCTCTGCTTAACAAGGTGACGTGCATCCTGTGCACCAGCACCTATGGACATCGTTAAAGATAACTGGGGCTGAATTTGTCACTGTCCACTTCAAAGTGAGAATCTTTGTTAGCCTTTAGTTCACAACCAGAAAGAGTTCTGGGGCCTCGTGTCCGTGTCTACCGAATCTTCCACGGGGCAGAGGCACGCAGCGAGCTAGGAGAGCAGGGGGACAGAAGCAGCCGCCCACTGCTGCAAAGGACAGCCACACAGGACTGGGCCACGCCAGGCTTTTATTCTTTTGGAAGCTATTGTACATGAAATGGTTTTCTTAACTTTATTTTCAGGGTGTGCTTAGAATGCTTAGAAATACTATTTGTTCTTTTTGATATCATCATCAACTATTCTGTTTAATGtctacatttttacatttatttatttgaaagacagagaaagagagagggagggagggagagagagagagagaggtcttccattgcctggttcactctccaaaatgaatgcaaaggacccagcagcaccaggtggaaaccaggagccaagagtgtcttgtatcccacgtgggtgcaggggcccaggcacctgggccaccttctgctgcttttccaggcacattagcagggagctggatgggaagtagagtagtcaggactcaaaccggcgtccacgtgggctgccagcgctgcaggccgtggctttaaccccCATTTTTACTCTCTTTAGAACTTCCTTTTGTTTCTCAAACTTGGGGAAACAACACATGcgtttacatacatacatgtcGCGTGTGTATATGGCATTCATACTTAAGGCACAAAACCTTTCCTATGCCAGGGCGCTAAGCCTGCAGTTGAGGCTGCCCCTGGCCTCCGGaataccccccaccccccccccaccccccgccaccaGCGCCCTCGCCGGTTCCGGGCTTCTCTGCGACTGCCCCCATccgccccgacacacacacaccggcacACTCGCCACACCCAGAAGGTCTGGGCCACTCCGGCGACCCACTCAAGCGCACCCTCTTGGGACACCGTCTGCGGGCTGTCACCCGGCACACAGAACGCCTTCAGGACAGTCACCTGTGGAATCGCTACCCGAGTCTATTTCACGAAGCAGGGCTCCGAGCCGGGTGGCACAGCGGCGTCCCGtccgcaccccctccccccaggccccggACCCGCACCCCACCGTCCCCTGCGCTCCCTGGCCCTACCTGCCACCTCCAGCGCGCCCCACAGGGCCAGCAGCAGCGGCGCGCCCAGCCGGCTCGCCATTCACTCAGCCGCTCTGCCTTCCGCCCGCTCCGCGGGTGCCGGCCGCCGAGCAGAGCGCTGCTGTCAGCTGCTTCCCGCAGCCGGGGCAGCCAGGAGACCGTTCTCCCGCCGCGGACGCCAGCTGAGGGCGCAACCCCGAAGTGCGAAACGACTCTGGAAACCCTCTGGAGTGGCCGGCGGCGCCGGGAGCCAGGAGAGGCAGGTGACTACGACACCCGGACGCCGCGCGCGGCCTGGCGCGGCACGCCTCCCTCACGATTCGCGTGGACTCTCGCGGCTCCCCGAAATGGGGATCAGCCTCGGAAAGACCCCGACCTGAGAGGGGGCCCGGGCGGCACTTCCGACCCTGAGGCGCTGTTCGTTAAGAATGAGCTCGGGACGgcgcaagatggcggaataggcagggaccaCACTattaggctggagagagagacaggttaatataagtggagatactgcagggtcaaggaagagtagaggatgaaacagcataggaaactcttccggaactagagattcacagtggacctgcgtggagagcgtgggagcccaagttcgggacaccagcagcagactcaacgcaccagcgctggaacgcgaggtgagccgaaccacaatagcccgagacaccagcgggcaagcggaaagaggaggctagagggaacgaggcttgaaactctgtggggaaaagttcaccaggctaactagaagagaaagaggaaaaaaattaaaaaaaaaaaagcgaccgatacggacacaagtttctctctctccgctcacctctcaaaggcgagcaagacaaagagcaggcgccattttggacatacgtcataagcagggtgactacaggtctgcaccagccctgagcctagcagaaaaacctgactctgtggggaggggtgaaataacaggagattagcatctaacttggcaacccagtgggagactgcaggagaattggagcccacactgagggcagcagagattccctgtgtggtccctgggaaagagcttccgatctctggctcctgagggtatatcatttgcctgctaactacctccaattacattcagctgtgcagaattacttcccttttgaatcaaaaaagagagagatttaccacacctaacctgggagtctcATCTTTGACACATCCTCAGCCCTGAGgcaccaaacacagctctcaatccacacccatctcaagcctctaaggcaccactgaaagcagacaatccacttaatatagagccatagtgtaaccagaaaaaaacaccacagtgaagaaaccaaatatctccaacatgccaaacaacaaatgcaaaaaccgaggtaacaagaacaaggaagacactatgacacccccaaatgaaaaagacaccccaattcaagattatgaagatagggagattgaagaaatgcaagaagcagatctcaaacaattgataacaacattaagaagttctcaaaaacaaattcttgaactacagaaatccttaatggacaagatagaaaatctctcccgtgaaaatgaaatattaaggaggaatcaaaatgaattgaaacaactagtggaacaagaaatggtgatagtgatgagaaatcataatgaaatgaagaattcaatagatcaaatgacaaacacattagagagtcttaaaaacagaatggacgaagcagaagagagaatatcagacttagaagacagagaacaggaaaggaaacaatcaaatcaaagaaaagaagaagaaattagaaatctaaaaaatattgtcaggaatctacaggatactcttaaaaaacccaacattcgggttctaggagtacctgaaggcatggagagagagaaaggattagaaggcctttttagtgagatactagcagaaaatttcccaggtttggagaaagacagaaacatcctaatacaggaagctcatagaacccctaataaacatgaccaaaaaagatcctcaccacgacacgttgtaatcaaactcaccacagtgaaacacaaagaaaagatcctaaaatgtgcaagagagaaacgccagattactctcagaggatctccaattagactcacagctgacttctcttcagaaaccctacaagccaggagagaatggcgagacatagcccaggtgctaagagagaaaaactgccagcccagaatattatatcctgcaaagctctcatttatgaatgaaggtgaaataaagacctttcacagcaaacagacattgaaagaattcgtcgccactcgtccagccctgcaaaagatgcttaaagatgtgttacatacagaaacacagaaacacggtcaccaatatgaaagaaggtgaaggtaggaaacctcacaccaaaagatcacaggaacctcaaaccatatattagaaagtatctttggctaatggcagggcaaagttactccttctcaatagtcacattgaatgttaatggcttgaactgtccagttaaaagacaccgcttggctgattgggttaaggaacaaaacccatccttctgctgcttacaagaaacccatctatccaacaatgatccatacaagctgagagtgaaaggctggaaaaagatataccatgccaacagaaatgaaaagagagcgggcgtagccatattaatatcggacaacataaacttcaccacaaaaactgttaggagagacaaagaggggcactatataatgattaagggatccattcaacaggaagatataacgattctcaacgtatatgcacctaattacagggcatcagcttatttaaaagactccaacacaatcccatcaagatggcatgtaccaatgccatcgcactagtccaagtgatcaatttcagctcacaattgatagctctgataggtctaagagtcaaagagatcacacaaacaagacaagtatctgctaatactaactgatagaatcaaaaagggagagaaagatccaacatgggaagtgggatacacagcagactcataagatggcagatgtcctaaacaacactctggcctcagaatcagccctcaaggcattcggatctggctgaagagcccatgagagtatagcaggcatggaaagccaagatatcatggaaaaaaaaaaagacctaaatgaatgatctctgtgagtgagatcccagtggaaagaacggggccatcaaagaaggaggtacccttctccgaagggaggagagaacttccactttgactatgaccctatcggcataagatcaaagtcagcgaactctaaaggcttccatagccctggcaactcatgactagagcctagggagattactgacgccatgaacaggagtgtcaaattgttaaatcagcaacaggagtcactgtgtacttacaccccatgtgggatctgtccctaatgtgtcgtctaaagccaagtgatgctataactagtactgaaacagtatttttatactttgcgtttccgtgtgggcacaaactgatgaggtctctactaattatatactgaagtgatcttctgtatataaagataattgaaaatgaaaaaaaaaaaccaggtgttaaattggaaattgcatagaaaattaatttttaaaaaatatcatgtaggatctctgtctttaatgtgctgtacactgttatttaatgctataactagtactccaacagtatttttcactttgtgttgctatgtgggggtaaactgttgaaatctttgcttaatatatactgaactgatcttctgtatatagagagaattgaaaatgaatcttgatgtgaatggaaggggagagggagcgggaaaggggagggttgtgggtgggagggaaattatgggggggaagccattgtaatccataagctgaactttggaaatttatattcattaaataaaagttaaaaaaaaaaaaaaaaaaaaaagaatgagctcGGAAACCCAGTGCGTGGGGGGCGGGGCGATGGGCGGGGCGATGGGCGGGGCGGCCTTGAGCGGGTCCACGGGCGCGGGCGTGCGCCGCGGCGCTCAAGCCACTGGAAACACCTCATTCCTGATAGGTCTCTAAACCCCGAGATGGCTGGAGGTGAGAGATGTCTGGAGGTGAGAGACAGGAGACAGCATGCCCGCCCCGAGCTCCCTCTCAGCCAGAGCTCAAAGCCAGGACTCGGATGCGGGCTTCTCACCAGCCCTGCATTCTTCCCACTTTGTCACACGTCTTCTCCCCCAcggaattaaaaggcaaatacTACATATTTTCCGGGTTTTTCGTGTACCGTAATTAAAGATGAATCCCTGCACACAATAACTGGAATAATAGTTTCAACAAAAACTTACCCTGAAAACTTGATGTAACATTCATAAAACGAATCCAAGTCTAACAACTGCAGTGTAAAGTCTGTCTTTCTGATTCTCTATCAGATTGAAATCCCGTTATTCCTGGTTTGAAAAACAGTCCAAACTCTAAATAAGCCAAAAACAAATCAGAATATCTTCAGGCTAATCAAAATTTTTCCGTTTAAAAGTTAACAAAGCATTTTCAGTCACATACTTGTAAAGATTGCTTTTATAACTcagcacttaaaaggaaaacttttttaaattccTCCAACTTggtaataataaaatcaaaggtCCTTAAAATCCTGACTTTAAATTAGGATGTGTAGCCATCACATTTAACGGTTCCTAAAACACTAGcttccttcatttatttatttattttaaagacattttatttttatatgaaacagttacagaggtatagacacagagagaggtcttccttccgctggttcactccccagatggccgcaacagccagagctgagccaggagccaggagcacccacttctcccacgtgggtgcagggttgggccatcttctactgcttcccgaGGCCATAGCccacagctggatcggaagaggagcagccaggactagaacaggcgcccatgaGATGCCaacccttcaggccagggctttaacccgctgtgccacagcgccggccccagctccctTGATTTAAAGGAAAAGCAGTGATGGAGATGTTTTCTCATGGTTTAACTGCAGATGCAATTTTGTTTTCAGAAGACACTGATGGTCTTCTGTACAGACCTATTCTAGGCACAAgcttttaaatacacacacacatattccacCCAAAACGCTGTTCCTTCAGTTAGAGGCCACATAACTTGGTACACGTGTAGCAGGATGCCTGCACTGAGACAACACACCAAGGCCTCTTAGCAGGAAGCAGTCTTTTATTATGCCAGCATAAGGCCCacgtgatttctttctttttttttttcttttgttaagatttattttatttatttgaaagacagaagagaggtagagccagagagagagaagtcttccattccactggttcactccccagatgaccacaaaagccagagctgagccgataggaagccaagtgccaggagctccttccaggtctcctacgaggGACAGGGGCCCCAAGGCCGCCTGAACCTGCTTAGAAGAATGAAACCATGGCTCTGGGCATTCACTGGCCTCACATGGTTTAAAGCAAAATcttaagcttttttcttttttttaaagaatttgtttatttatttatttgagaggcagagttacagacagtgagagggagagacagagagacatcttccatctgctggttcactccccagtggccccaAATGCTGGAgccgggccaagctgaagtcagaagctgggggcttcttctgggtctcccatgcaggtgagagacccaagcattgggccatcttccactgctttcccgggccagagcagagagctggatgggaagtggagcagctgggactagaaccggcacccatatgggatgcgggtgccacaggtggaggattaacctactgcgccacagcactggccccaacctatTTTATCTTTAGAAAATAACTCTTCAAATATAGTCACCTGATTGTACTGAGAAATACAATGACTTCCACAGAGAAAAGAGGAATGGTTTGGGGAAGTGACAGAGGGTaagaatttatctgaaaggcctGGTGAATCCCATGCAGCTGGGGCTTTTATTAAGGCATTAAGACTGAAAGTGGTGCTACAACATCCTACACCCCTCCAAGATTTCCCGATGATTAAATATGTGTGCTAAAAATACAGAGACTTGAAATAACAGCGGGAGGGCAAGATGCTGGTATAGCAGCAGGATGATCATCGTCATCCTGGAGAGAGTGGTAGAAACCACGGGCATCACCACCCAGGCCCGCACCTCCTACCTGGCCGACGAGATCCCGTGGGGTCAGCAGGAAAGCAACAGCGCACAGGTGCATGGCACGCGTCAGAGCCGTTCTGCAGCTTTCTTCAGCTGATCAGCTCAGCTACCCCTTGTCTCTGAGTCACATGACTCCTCTGCATGAAATGTCATTCTTTGTAGCATAACTATGTCTCCAATTCCTCATCCCCTGCCCATCAGCATCCCAGCT
This window of the Lepus europaeus isolate LE1 chromosome 7, mLepTim1.pri, whole genome shotgun sequence genome carries:
- the LOC133764415 gene encoding natural cytotoxicity triggering receptor 3 ligand 1-like; this translates as MASRLGAPLLLALWGALEVAGFLEVEMAGKTQVVFLNDDVTIYCKIPGSPLLDSSIMGVMWFRKIQGSAMEARLFEYYGDHQAAFRPGASVPLELLERGDASLRLPAIQLREAGEYRCEVVVTPQKAEGVVQVEVVASPAGKVTLDQAPTKENRYARVVCKSAGFYPESINVTWEKWTQKAPQHLQISEGIFTGPPVKNEDGTFNVTSYLTLKSPVEADGAIYQCVVGHISLHTSQRFSLPAIETESVTGNVFGNNFYSIPVATAVIGLIFLTFLIFNLKYLFIDLKVSYTERGVAERQRVGVGEVFHPMVHSPIGRNGQCCVDLKPGSRIFLQVSQGLSEY